The nucleotide sequence CCTGAGATCGGTCTGATTCTTGGATCTGGTCTTGGTGTTCTGGCGGATGAAATCGAAAATCCGGTTAAAATTCCATATGAGGACATTCCAAACTTTCCGGTATCCACTGTTGAGGGTCATGCCGGACAGCTTGTATTCGGAACGCTCAAAGGAGCAAACGTTGCTGCTATGCAGGGCCGTTTCCACTTTTACGAAGGCTATGACATGAAAAAAGTGACGTTCCCTGTTCGTGTTTTAAAGGAAATGGGCGTAAAAACGATTATCGTCACTAATGCAGCAGGCGGGGTAAATGAATCGTTTCAACCCGGTGATTTAATGATTATCTCTGATCATATCAATAATATGGGGACTAGCCCGTTAATCGGACCAAATGATTCAGACCTTGGCGTGCGTTTCCCTGACATGTCCCAGGCCTATAGCCGCAAACTGAGAACTCTTGCTAAAGATGCTGCCGCAGAGCTTGGGATCAAAGTACAGGAAGGCGTGTATGTTGGAAATACCGGACCTGCTTATGAAACACCTGCAGAAGTTCGTCTGGCGAGAGTGCTTGGCGGCGATGCGGTCGGCATGTCTACTGTGCCTGAAGTTATTGTAGCGAACCATGCAGGCATGAACGTGCTTGGCATTTCCTGTATTTCAAACATGGCTGCCGGTATTCTGGACCAGCCGCTTTCACATGACGAAGTAATGGAAACAACAGAAATGGTAAAAGCGAATTTCCTGGATTTAGTGAAGAAGATCGTTTCAGATATTCACAGCGAGGTGGAGAAAAAATGAGAATTGTTGACTTAATTGAAAAAAAACGTGACGGAAAAGAACTGACAAAAGAAGAAATCAGCTTTATCATCAAAGGCTATACAAACGGTGACATTCCTGACTATCAAATGAGTGCTCTTACAATGGCGATCTTTTTTAAAGGCATGACAAAAGAAGAGCGCGCAAACTTAACGATGGAAATGGTTCATTCAGGCGACACGATCGACCTCAGCAAGATTGAAGGCATCAAGGTTGATAAGCACAGCACAGGCGGAGTAGGCGATACAACGACACTTGTTCTTGGACCTCTTGTCGCTGCAGTCGGCGTGCCGGTTGCGAAAATGTCAGGACGCGGTCTTGGCCACACTGGCGGAACGATTGATAAACTTGAAGCCGTACCTGGATTCCACGTTGAAATTGAAAACGAAGAGTTCATTAAGCTTGTAAACCAAAACAAAATCGCGGTTATCGGCCAGAGCGGCAACTTAACTCCTGCTGATAAAAAGCTTTACGCTCTTCGTGACGTAACAGCTACCGTTGACAGCATTCCGCTGATTGCAAGCTCCATTATGAGCAAAAAAATTGCAGCAGGCGCAGATGCAATTGTTCTTGATGTAAAAACAGGCGCAGGCGCATTTATGAAAGACCTTGATGATGCAAGAGAGCTTGCACAGGCAATGGTTGAGATCGGAAATGCAGTCGGACGCAAAACGATGGCCGTTATTTCTGATATGAGCCAGCCGCTTGGCTACGCAATCGGAAATGCCCTTGAAATCAAAGAAGCGATTGATACGTTAAAAGGAGAAGGTCCGGAAGATCTTCACGAGCTGTGCTTAACGCTTGGAAGCTACATGGTATTCCTTGCAGAAAAAGCGTCATCACTTGAAGAAGCGCGCAGCATGCTTGAAGAAGTGATTCAAAACGGAAAAGCTCTTGAAACGCTCAAAGTTTTCCTTGAAGCACAGGGGGGAGACGGTTCAGTTGTTGATGACCCGAGCAAAATGCCGCAGGCAAAATACAAGGTTGAACTTCCTGCAAAAGAAGACGGCTATGTATCTGAAATCGTAGCAGATTCTGTAGGGGTTGCTGCGATGTGGCTTGGAGCCGGACGCGCTACGAAAGAATCTGAAATCGACCTTGCAGTCGGTCTGATGCTGAACAAAAAAATTGGAGAGGCCGTCAAAAAAGGCGATTCTCTAGTGACTATTTACAGCAACCAGGAAGATGTGGAGCAAGTAAAAGCAAAGCTTTATGAGAGCATCAAAGTGTCACAGCAGTCAGTGGAAGCACCGCCGCTTGTGCATGATACAGTAAAAGAATAAGAACAGCCAGAGCCGGGATGAACTCCCGGCTTTTTGCATGCAAAAATTTTGGTGTCCATAAGTATATTTTTTCATCACATGGAAAAAATGGGAAGTATATGAATGGAGGGCTTGGAGATGAAACGTCTACTATCAACCGCAGTGCTCAGCACCATGATATTGACCATTGCAACACCTGCTTTTGCAGAAGAAGGCTCAGTCCAGCTTGCGGATAAAGCAAAATCGGCTGTGCTGATCGAACGCGACACCGGCAACATTCTCTATGATAAAAACAGTGATGAAAAGCTTCCTCCGGCGAGCATGACAAAAATTATGACCATGCTGCTGATTATGGAAGAGATCGATAAAGGGCAGCTGAAAATGGACGAAAAAGTCCGCACAAGCGAATACGCCGCTTCCATGGGCGGATCCCAGATTTTTCTTGAACCGGGAGAAGAGATGACTGTTCATGAAATGCTTAAAGGAATTGCTATTGCATCCGGAAATGATGCGTCTGTTGCCATGGCCGAGCGCATTTCCGGCTCAGAAGATGCATTTGTAGAAAAAATGAACAAACGCGTGAAAGCGCTTGGACTGAAGAATACAGCTTTTCAAAATCCAACAGGCCTGCCTGAAAAAGGCCATTACAGCACAGCACATGACATGGCCGTGATGGCGAAAGAACTGCTGAAGTTTGAAAAAATCACACAATACACCGGATCTTATGAAGACTACCTTCGCGAAGATACCGATAAAAAATTCTGGCTCGTCAACACGAACCGCCTTGTAAAGTTTTATAAAGGCGTCGACGGTGTGAAAACAGGCTTTACAAATGAAGCAAAATACTGCCTGACTGCCACTGCCAAAAAAGACAACATGCGTGTCATTGCCGTTGTTATGGGAGCACCGACTCCAAAAGACAGAAATGCACAAGTGACAAAAATGCTTGATTACGCATTCAGCCAATATGAAACGCACCCTCTGTTCAAACGGAACGAAGTCGTTGCAAAAATGAAGATCAGCAAAGGAAACAGCAAAACGCTAAATCTTGTCACATCTGAACCGATTTCAGTACTGACGAAAAAAGGCGGAAGTGTAAAAGATGTCACTCAGGAAGTTGTCATGAAACAAAATCTTCAGGCGCCGCTTAAAAAAGGCGATGAGCTTGGAAAATTGATTCTGAAAAAAGACAGCAAAACCGTTGTTGAAAGCCCTCTTGTAGCAGAAGGCGATATCGAGCAGGCCGGCTGGTGGACACTCTTTAAACGAGTTCTTTCAGACTTTACGAAATCAGGCTGAAAACAGAAACTGGCTAATGTTGGCGAATAGGCACTAGTTTTGTCACAGGGCAGGAAAAAAGCGTCAAAACCTCGAAACTGACTATATCCGGAATTTAGGGAGGAATAGGGATGAGTCTAGCAGTAGAGCTTGATGTCAAACAATCTGTCCTGTGCATTCGTCTGATCGGTGAACTCGATCATCATACCGCGGAAGAACTGCGCCAGAAAGTGACAGACATTCTTGCATCTGAAAATGTTCAGCATATCGTACTGAACCTTGAGCACCTGTCTTTTATGGACAGTTCAGGGCTTGGCGTCATTTTGGGAAGATACAAACAAGTGAAGCAAATCGGCGGGGAAATGGTCGTCTGTGCCATATCGCCGGCAGTCAAACGCCTGTTTGATATGTCAGGCCTGTTTAAAATCATCCGCCTGGAATCGTCTGAAGAAAGAGCGCTCGTCACACTGGGGGTGGCATCATGAGAAATGAGATGAACCTTCAATTTTCCGCGCTCAGCCAGAACGAATCCTTTGCACGGGTGACAGTTGCGGCATTTATTGCCCAGCTTGACCCGACACTTGATGAACTGACTGAAATCAAAACGGTCGTATCTGAGGCGGTCACAAACGCCATCATTCACGGCTATGACAACGACCCAAGCGGAATTGTCTATATTTCTGTCACACTGGAAGACAGCATTGTCAAACTGTCCATCCGCGATGAGGGTATGGGAATCAGCGATGTAGAAGAAGCAAGGCAGCCTCTTTATACAACTAAGCCGGAACTTGAACGGTCAGGAATGGGCTTTACCATCATGGAAAACTTCATGGATGAAGTGGAAATTGAATCGTCAAAATCCCGCGGAACATCGGTAAAGCTTACAAAACACTTATCGAAAAGCAAAGCTTTAGTAAACTAAGGAGACTTGCTATGGATGTGGAGGTCAAGAACGATATCTCGAAAACTCAGCTTAAGGACCATGAAGTAAAGGAACTGATCAAACGCAGCCAGGAAGGCGACCAGACGGCAAGAGATACGATTGTTGAAAAAAACATGCGCTTAGTGTGGTCTGTCGTTCAAAGATTCCTGAACAGGGGCTATGAAGCAGATGACCTGTTTCAAATTGGCTGCATCGGCCTTTTAAAATCGGTTGATAAATTTGACCTGTCCTACGACGTTAAATTTTCAACCTATGCGGTTCCGATGATTATCGGCGAAATTCAGCGCTTTATCCGGGATGACGGCACAGTAAAGGTGAGCCGCTCTCTAAAAGAACTGGGCAACAAAATCAGAAGAGCAAAAGATGATTTATCAAAATCGCTCGGCAAAATGCCGACTGTCTCTGAGATCGCAGACTACCTTGAGATCACACCTGAAGAAGTCGTTCTTGCACAGGAAGCCGTACGCGCGCCATCCTCCATCCACGAAACCGTCTACGAAAACGATGGCGACCCGATCACCCTTCTCGATCAAATCGCTGACTCGGGCGAGACGAAGTGGTTTGACAAAATCGTCCTGAAAGATGCCATAAAAGAACTCGATGAGCGGGAAAAGCTGATCGTGTATCTCAGATACTACAAAGACCAGACCCAATCAGAAGTGGCCGAACGCCTCGGCATCTCACAGGTGCAGGTATCCCGGCTCGAAAAAAAGATCCTCCAGCAGATGAAAGACCGGATGGATCAATAATTTTTCAAAAAGACATATCATGCGATGTGTCTTTTTTGAGTTTTCGAAAATACTAAGGGAGATGGATTGAGGTTGAGGTGGCAGCAGGCTGTGAACGATACCCGGATTTTGAGAGTTGGTAGTAAAACCTGAAAAGTTGGTAGTAATTCAACGAATGTTGGTAATTGCAGCTGAGTAGTTGGCAGTAAATCAGGAGAAGCTGGTAGTAAATGCGGAAATCTGATTGCTGACGGGGCGCTTGCGGCACAGAATCGGACATTGAATTGATTGCCGACTGCAGGAACCGCAAAATCGGAAGATAATCGGAAATCTGCAGCCGTATTATTGCCGATCTGCTTCAAAATTTTAAAGGTTGGTTGTAAAAATCGGAAAGTTGGCTGTATTTCACGAAAGTTGGTAGTTGCAGCAGAGAAGTTGGTAGTAAATCAGGAGAAGCTGGTAGTAAATGCGGAAACCTGATTGCTGTCAGACTGCCGACAGCACACAATCGTGCAATTGATCGCTTATTTGAAGCTGTATTTCAAATCTAATTCGAATTTTCCTTTAATCGCATCACCATTTCCCCCTCCAGCCGCATTTTCGCGCACAGCCCCGAGTACTCCCTTAATAAAAACTCCTTTG is from Bacillus sp. FSL H8-0547 and encodes:
- a CDS encoding purine-nucleoside phosphorylase, giving the protein MLQEIKQSAEFMKEKVKNLPEIGLILGSGLGVLADEIENPVKIPYEDIPNFPVSTVEGHAGQLVFGTLKGANVAAMQGRFHFYEGYDMKKVTFPVRVLKEMGVKTIIVTNAAGGVNESFQPGDLMIISDHINNMGTSPLIGPNDSDLGVRFPDMSQAYSRKLRTLAKDAAAELGIKVQEGVYVGNTGPAYETPAEVRLARVLGGDAVGMSTVPEVIVANHAGMNVLGISCISNMAAGILDQPLSHDEVMETTEMVKANFLDLVKKIVSDIHSEVEKK
- a CDS encoding pyrimidine-nucleoside phosphorylase is translated as MRIVDLIEKKRDGKELTKEEISFIIKGYTNGDIPDYQMSALTMAIFFKGMTKEERANLTMEMVHSGDTIDLSKIEGIKVDKHSTGGVGDTTTLVLGPLVAAVGVPVAKMSGRGLGHTGGTIDKLEAVPGFHVEIENEEFIKLVNQNKIAVIGQSGNLTPADKKLYALRDVTATVDSIPLIASSIMSKKIAAGADAIVLDVKTGAGAFMKDLDDARELAQAMVEIGNAVGRKTMAVISDMSQPLGYAIGNALEIKEAIDTLKGEGPEDLHELCLTLGSYMVFLAEKASSLEEARSMLEEVIQNGKALETLKVFLEAQGGDGSVVDDPSKMPQAKYKVELPAKEDGYVSEIVADSVGVAAMWLGAGRATKESEIDLAVGLMLNKKIGEAVKKGDSLVTIYSNQEDVEQVKAKLYESIKVSQQSVEAPPLVHDTVKE
- a CDS encoding D-alanyl-D-alanine carboxypeptidase family protein, with amino-acid sequence MKRLLSTAVLSTMILTIATPAFAEEGSVQLADKAKSAVLIERDTGNILYDKNSDEKLPPASMTKIMTMLLIMEEIDKGQLKMDEKVRTSEYAASMGGSQIFLEPGEEMTVHEMLKGIAIASGNDASVAMAERISGSEDAFVEKMNKRVKALGLKNTAFQNPTGLPEKGHYSTAHDMAVMAKELLKFEKITQYTGSYEDYLREDTDKKFWLVNTNRLVKFYKGVDGVKTGFTNEAKYCLTATAKKDNMRVIAVVMGAPTPKDRNAQVTKMLDYAFSQYETHPLFKRNEVVAKMKISKGNSKTLNLVTSEPISVLTKKGGSVKDVTQEVVMKQNLQAPLKKGDELGKLILKKDSKTVVESPLVAEGDIEQAGWWTLFKRVLSDFTKSG
- the spoIIAA gene encoding anti-sigma F factor antagonist, producing the protein MSLAVELDVKQSVLCIRLIGELDHHTAEELRQKVTDILASENVQHIVLNLEHLSFMDSSGLGVILGRYKQVKQIGGEMVVCAISPAVKRLFDMSGLFKIIRLESSEERALVTLGVAS
- the spoIIAB gene encoding anti-sigma F factor — encoded protein: MRNEMNLQFSALSQNESFARVTVAAFIAQLDPTLDELTEIKTVVSEAVTNAIIHGYDNDPSGIVYISVTLEDSIVKLSIRDEGMGISDVEEARQPLYTTKPELERSGMGFTIMENFMDEVEIESSKSRGTSVKLTKHLSKSKALVN
- the sigF gene encoding RNA polymerase sporulation sigma factor SigF produces the protein MDVEVKNDISKTQLKDHEVKELIKRSQEGDQTARDTIVEKNMRLVWSVVQRFLNRGYEADDLFQIGCIGLLKSVDKFDLSYDVKFSTYAVPMIIGEIQRFIRDDGTVKVSRSLKELGNKIRRAKDDLSKSLGKMPTVSEIADYLEITPEEVVLAQEAVRAPSSIHETVYENDGDPITLLDQIADSGETKWFDKIVLKDAIKELDEREKLIVYLRYYKDQTQSEVAERLGISQVQVSRLEKKILQQMKDRMDQ